One window from the genome of Chloroflexota bacterium encodes:
- a CDS encoding iron-sulfur cluster assembly accessory protein, with translation MITVTDLAAAELQRLMTDNDMDDAKLRIFVQSECGCGKVNFGMGFDQQVEDNDQVVDSSGVGVVMDPQAFAALDGASVEFVSEGARRGFTISGVDTAG, from the coding sequence GTGATTACGGTTACGGACTTGGCGGCGGCTGAATTACAGCGGCTTATGACGGATAACGACATGGATGATGCCAAGCTGCGCATCTTTGTGCAGAGCGAGTGCGGCTGCGGCAAGGTGAACTTCGGCATGGGCTTCGACCAGCAGGTTGAAGATAACGATCAGGTGGTAGACTCTTCCGGGGTCGGGGTGGTGATGGATCCGCAGGCGTTCGCGGCGCTGGATGGCGCATCAGTAGAATTTGTGAGTGAAGGCGCGCGCCGCGGTTTTACCATAAGCGGGGTGGATACCGCCGGCTGA